In the genome of Candidatus Desulfatibia profunda, the window AGACCATTAACACCCAGGCCTTTAAAACACGGGTCGAAGCCCTGGGCGGATACAGCACCGCAATAACAGGTGAAATGATCATATAATAGAAAAGCCTGTTCTGGCGGATGTAGTAGAAGAAGCTTTATGGTTTGGTTATGGGGATTAGAAAAAAATATAAGTTAATTGACCATACGGCCGATTTCGGCATCCATGTGTTTGGATCCGATCCAAAAGAGCTGTTTGTTAATGCGGCCCATGCCGTGTTCGATATGCTGACCCAGATCGATGCGCTCAAGGGACGGGAGACCGCTGACCTGCGGGTCGCCGGTGATGACTGGTCCGACCTGATGGTCAACTGGCTCAGAGAGCTGTTATACCTGTGGAACGGCCGGGAACTTCTGGTTAAAAAAGTACACATTTATTCTATATCTGAAACCGAACTGGCTGCAACGCTTGAGTTGGATCCGTTCGACCCGGACCGGCATATCATCAAAATGGAAATCAAGGCGGTAACCTACCACCAGATCCAGGTCAAATGCGGCCCTAAAGGCTGGGAAGCAAAAATCATCTTCGACGTATAATCGAACCCTTTTCCATCCTATTGGCAACTTGTTGCGAGATCATGAAAATATTTGTACATTTATACAAAAATATCTGGAGTTTTTTGTATGTTTATGTAAAATACTACAACACTTAGAGAGGCTTACTCGATCATTTTTTTACATTCAGGACATTCCTGGCTGCAATTCGGGCAGAGCGGGTGGAGGTGGCGGCAAAAATGAACGCTAAAGGTGCTGAGACCGCAACCCCGGCACACCTGGGGATCTAAAAGTTTGTTGGCCGGATTGTAAATCAGGGAAAGACGCTGCAGCTTTCTGCCGACGGATACCCGATACAGAACTTTGACGGCCGGGGTGTGGATCAGCATAGCACCGCAAAGTTTTAGGTTGACGCGTATGCTGTATTTTTTAAACAGATCGTCGGTTTTTCGCGCCAGTTCATCCGGTAGCAAGCCTATTTTTTGTTGGCGCTCCTGGATCAGTTGTGCGGAAAGCCCGGGTCTTTCAAGGCTTGCTTTCATCTCCTGTTCCAGATCGGTATAATATTCTTCCAGGCTGGTCACATCACGGCGAAGCCTTCGGTTCATACTGTTCCGAAACGGTGCGATTTCTTCTGCCAGGTCCGCCTCTAGATGGCATCCGACCCATTCTATGATTCTCTGAATCCTTTCTTCTTCCCAGTTAACCGGTTTTTCTTTGGTTTGAAACTCGCTGACCGCCAGCCCTATATTCTGCTCCATGTCAGCAATCCGGGCTCCGTTTTCAAGATTGAATATCAGTTTGATAAGACCTTCCTTTTGTTCATCG includes:
- a CDS encoding archease; its protein translation is MGIRKKYKLIDHTADFGIHVFGSDPKELFVNAAHAVFDMLTQIDALKGRETADLRVAGDDWSDLMVNWLRELLYLWNGRELLVKKVHIYSISETELAATLELDPFDPDRHIIKMEIKAVTYHQIQVKCGPKGWEAKIIFDV